The following proteins are encoded in a genomic region of Actinomadura sp. NAK00032:
- a CDS encoding nuclear transport factor 2 family protein: MDFDFDIAEFVDRYIAVWNEPDSGVRHNLITALWDDEAVEFTDSAEYRGLSAIEARVTEAHEQLVKQGGFTFRAAEDAVGHHGAVRFTTYMTPAGGGEAAWTGFVFASLGRDGRIHQDYQFGNPPPPVVSEKPQPTTRAIVHEFLRRSRQGDPDHIADLYASEVSWRVNWPVEHHPAVPWILPRSTRADVADHFRTFAEHCLPAEGNVSIDDVLIDGSNAILFGTSTQRLKDTGNRFTMTFALRLTIEDGRITRHHMYEDSLAVAEAFPTN; this comes from the coding sequence ATGGACTTCGACTTCGACATCGCCGAGTTCGTCGACCGCTACATCGCCGTGTGGAACGAGCCGGACTCCGGCGTCCGCCACAACCTAATCACCGCCCTCTGGGACGACGAGGCCGTGGAGTTCACCGACTCCGCCGAATATCGCGGCCTCTCAGCCATCGAGGCCCGGGTCACCGAAGCTCACGAGCAGTTGGTGAAGCAGGGCGGATTCACGTTCCGGGCCGCTGAGGACGCCGTAGGGCACCACGGCGCCGTCCGCTTCACCACCTACATGACCCCCGCCGGGGGTGGCGAGGCAGCCTGGACCGGCTTCGTCTTCGCCAGCCTCGGTCGTGACGGGCGAATCCATCAGGACTACCAGTTCGGAAACCCGCCGCCTCCCGTAGTGTCCGAGAAGCCCCAACCGACGACCCGAGCCATCGTCCACGAGTTCCTGCGCAGGAGCCGGCAAGGCGACCCCGACCACATCGCGGACCTCTACGCGTCCGAGGTCTCCTGGCGAGTGAACTGGCCGGTCGAGCACCACCCGGCAGTGCCGTGGATCCTCCCACGCTCCACCCGGGCCGACGTCGCCGACCACTTCCGCACATTCGCCGAGCACTGCCTACCCGCCGAAGGCAACGTATCGATCGACGACGTACTGATCGACGGATCCAACGCCATCCTGTTCGGCACGAGCACCCAACGCCTGAAGGACACCGGCAACCGCTTCACCATGACCTTCGCGCTACGCCTCACCATCGAAGACGGCCGCATCACACGCCACCACATGTACGAGGACAGCCTCGCGGTCGCCGAAGCATTCCCAACGAACTGA
- a CDS encoding helix-turn-helix transcriptional regulator, whose product MRASRLVSILLLLQTRERMTARELAARLEVSERTVYRDVQSLSAAGIPVYGEAGHEGGYRLVAATAPG is encoded by the coding sequence ATGCGCGCGAGCCGGCTGGTGTCGATCCTGCTGCTCCTGCAGACCCGTGAACGGATGACCGCACGGGAACTGGCCGCACGGTTGGAGGTCTCGGAGCGGACGGTCTACCGCGACGTCCAGTCGCTGAGCGCGGCCGGCATCCCGGTGTACGGCGAGGCCGGTCATGAGGGCGGATATCGGCTGGTCGCGGCTACCGCACCCGGCTGA
- a CDS encoding helix-turn-helix transcriptional regulator, with product MAEAQLKLMAALPPESRERAARLRERVHLDARAWYQDADAAPHLAVVADAAWHQRRVRLRYLRWEAPHEVTRTVEPYGVVLKGGRWYLVARWVGRFRTYRVSRIIAADVLDQAFERAADFDLSGYWQDYLDDYDARRHQGRAVLRLSPDGMQRLPHLAEPAVVSAARKTTVIESDGWTRVTVPIESDEQTIQELLRLGADVQVLAPAELRSRMAETVAAMSRHYQQTEGGEQ from the coding sequence ATGGCCGAGGCGCAGTTGAAGCTGATGGCCGCGCTTCCGCCCGAGTCGCGTGAGCGGGCGGCTCGGCTGAGGGAGCGAGTCCACCTCGACGCGCGGGCCTGGTATCAGGACGCCGACGCCGCACCGCATCTGGCGGTGGTCGCCGACGCGGCGTGGCATCAGCGTCGTGTGCGCCTGCGCTATCTGCGCTGGGAGGCCCCGCATGAGGTCACGCGGACGGTCGAACCATACGGCGTCGTGCTGAAAGGCGGCCGGTGGTACCTCGTGGCTCGCTGGGTGGGGCGGTTCCGCACCTATCGGGTCTCGCGGATCATCGCTGCGGACGTCCTCGACCAGGCCTTCGAGCGCGCGGCCGACTTCGACTTGAGCGGTTACTGGCAGGACTACCTCGACGACTATGACGCCCGGCGGCACCAGGGCCGGGCAGTGCTGCGCCTGTCGCCAGACGGCATGCAACGACTGCCGCACCTGGCCGAGCCGGCGGTCGTGAGTGCGGCCCGAAAGACCACCGTCATCGAATCGGACGGCTGGACGCGCGTCACCGTGCCGATCGAGTCGGACGAGCAGACGATCCAGGAACTACTGCGCCTGGGCGCTGACGTCCAGGTCCTCGCTCCGGCCGAGCTCCGCTCTCGAATGGCCGAAACTGTGGCCGCGATGAGCCGTCACTACCAACAGACGGAGGGCGGTGAGCAGTGA
- a CDS encoding pyridoxamine 5'-phosphate oxidase family protein — MAVDVYHRGERAAQRRAGLLDQGGFSARAIRAEIPEVARKFLLQQPMLVLGAADTDGRLWATLLTGQPGFLHGEDAGTLTIDARPGVGDPLHERLRTPAPVGMLAIEPSRHRRMRLNGQAVPTEHGLHVKLDQVYSNCPKYIQKREYEWEPAAVSGRPQRSGTLTSHQQQWIGGADTFFIATADGEGNADASHRGGNPGFVEVVSPTVLRWPDYVGNAMFNTLGNLEVNPHAGLLLPDWRSGAVLHLTGTARTDWDPANAAAVPGAERLVEFTITDVIEIAGAVPLRWSDAVSSRFNPPIRRR, encoded by the coding sequence GTGGCGGTCGACGTCTACCACCGGGGCGAACGAGCCGCCCAGCGGCGCGCCGGTCTGCTCGACCAGGGCGGGTTCTCCGCACGCGCCATCCGTGCAGAGATCCCTGAAGTGGCGCGCAAGTTCCTTCTCCAGCAGCCGATGCTGGTGCTCGGCGCCGCCGACACAGACGGTCGGCTATGGGCGACGCTGCTCACTGGTCAGCCCGGCTTCCTGCACGGCGAGGACGCCGGCACGCTCACCATCGATGCCCGTCCCGGCGTTGGCGACCCGCTTCACGAGCGACTTCGCACCCCTGCGCCGGTCGGGATGCTCGCGATCGAACCGTCCCGGCATCGCCGGATGCGGCTGAACGGGCAGGCCGTCCCCACCGAGCACGGCCTGCACGTCAAGCTCGATCAGGTGTACTCGAACTGCCCCAAGTACATCCAGAAACGCGAATACGAGTGGGAGCCGGCCGCCGTCTCGGGGCGTCCTCAACGTTCCGGAACTCTGACCAGCCACCAGCAGCAGTGGATCGGCGGTGCGGACACGTTCTTCATCGCTACCGCTGATGGCGAGGGCAACGCCGATGCCTCCCACCGCGGGGGCAACCCGGGATTCGTCGAGGTGGTGTCGCCGACGGTGCTGCGCTGGCCCGACTACGTCGGCAACGCCATGTTCAACACGCTCGGCAACCTGGAGGTGAACCCCCATGCCGGGCTGCTGCTCCCCGACTGGCGGTCGGGCGCCGTCCTGCACCTGACCGGCACCGCCCGCACCGACTGGGATCCGGCGAACGCCGCCGCCGTGCCGGGCGCCGAACGACTGGTCGAATTCACCATCACCGACGTCATCGAAATCGCCGGCGCCGTCCCCCTCCGCTGGAGCGACGCCGTTTCTTCCCGCTTCAACCCGCCCATCCGCCGGCGTTGA
- a CDS encoding VOC family protein, which yields MQTAAIKALRTGHVGLNVNDLDRSLPFYLRVFGFEVQAEGKEPGSRWAFLGRDGQLVLTLWEQSDTTFATRSAGLHHLSFQVETIDEVKAAERVLRELGAELVHDGVVPHGEGAASGGIFFTDPDGTRLEIYAPTGADTAPAPSGAAPTCGFF from the coding sequence ATGCAGACAGCCGCCATCAAGGCACTGCGAACGGGACACGTCGGGTTGAACGTGAACGACCTGGACCGGTCGCTGCCCTTCTACCTGCGCGTCTTCGGGTTCGAGGTCCAGGCGGAAGGCAAGGAGCCCGGCAGCCGCTGGGCTTTCCTGGGACGGGACGGCCAGCTGGTGCTGACCCTGTGGGAGCAGAGCGACACCACGTTCGCGACCCGCTCGGCGGGCCTGCACCACCTGTCGTTCCAGGTCGAAACGATCGACGAGGTGAAGGCCGCCGAACGGGTGCTGCGCGAACTGGGCGCCGAACTCGTCCACGACGGCGTCGTCCCGCACGGCGAGGGCGCCGCGTCCGGCGGGATCTTCTTCACCGACCCCGACGGGACGCGCCTGGAGATCTACGCGCCGACCGGCGCCGACACCGCGCCAGCGCCCAGCGGGGCCGCCCCGACCTGCGGTTTCTTCTAA
- a CDS encoding CGNR zinc finger domain-containing protein, producing the protein MQEEHGSQRRQSADPRLLVGEPLSLDLVNTRWVDDRAHRDLLDSTEGLAVWLRSAGLDDRAVADQATLDATLETREILRALLAQGPSPQTLDAFNRVLDHGALHYRLGPNGREEHSRTDDPAWFPSWLAAADYLRLMADAPARVKHCAHPDCVLHFFDATKSGTRRWCSMAICGNRAKAARHYERAKTGR; encoded by the coding sequence GTGCAGGAAGAACACGGTTCGCAGCGGCGGCAGAGCGCGGATCCTCGGCTGCTGGTCGGGGAGCCGCTCAGCTTGGACCTGGTCAACACCCGATGGGTGGACGATCGCGCCCATCGCGACCTGCTCGACTCCACCGAGGGCCTGGCCGTCTGGCTGCGTTCAGCAGGACTCGACGATCGGGCCGTAGCCGACCAGGCGACGCTCGACGCCACGCTGGAGACGCGGGAGATTCTTCGCGCGCTCCTCGCCCAGGGCCCGTCCCCCCAAACCTTGGACGCGTTCAACCGCGTCCTCGATCACGGAGCACTGCACTACCGGCTAGGCCCCAACGGCCGGGAAGAGCACTCGCGGACCGACGACCCCGCGTGGTTCCCGTCCTGGCTGGCCGCCGCCGACTACCTCCGGCTCATGGCCGACGCCCCCGCACGCGTCAAACACTGCGCGCACCCCGACTGCGTGCTGCACTTCTTCGACGCGACCAAGAGCGGCACCCGCCGCTGGTGCTCGATGGCCATCTGCGGCAACCGCGCCAAGGCCGCCCGCCATTACGAGCGCGCGAAGACCGGCCGCTGA
- a CDS encoding nuclear transport factor 2 family protein: MSRNTDTVTRYIDGFRKNDHEQILSCLTDDIEWTVFGGFHLTGKDAYDKAIDGPPEFLNPPHLEIVRMVEQDDVIMAEMTGTVKRAAGGEMRMSMAEVFVMRAGKIAERRAWVIELKENDYR; the protein is encoded by the coding sequence ATGTCACGGAACACCGACACCGTCACCAGGTACATCGACGGCTTCCGCAAGAACGATCACGAGCAGATCCTGTCCTGCCTGACCGACGACATCGAGTGGACGGTCTTCGGCGGCTTCCACCTGACCGGTAAGGACGCCTACGACAAGGCCATCGACGGGCCGCCCGAGTTCCTCAACCCTCCGCACCTGGAGATCGTGCGGATGGTCGAGCAGGACGACGTCATCATGGCGGAGATGACCGGGACGGTGAAGCGCGCCGCGGGCGGCGAGATGCGCATGTCCATGGCGGAGGTCTTCGTCATGCGCGCCGGCAAGATCGCCGAACGCCGCGCCTGGGTCATCGAACTGAAGGAGAACGACTACCGCTGA
- a CDS encoding MFS transporter, with product MSKIPSGAMKITALAAGFVMASLDTTVMQVAGATIQERLGASFSQLTWAVDGYVLTFAALLMLAGGLAGRVGARRVYMWGMAIFGVASLAAALAPGIEVLIGARLLQGAGAALFMPSSLALLVRAFPDARERTKVLGVWSAIVSTSMALGPTIGGIMVDAFGWPSIFLINLPIGIAGMLLTRRHIAMTEGGAQPLAVPGHAAVIVGLAAISFALIEGPQLGWTAPPVLAAVAAATLAAVLLIGRERRTDNQVMPWTLFRGARFAGANAVGFLFNAAFYGSLFTIGLYVQHAHGASPLQAGLEILPLTVFIPVSNIAFARISGRVAAGPVLAVSFLVAGAASLALVTLSPSTPYWMLAVALGLAGIAGGFISPAMTAATVNAAGTRHANTAGSVLNANRQIGSLVGIASTGAVLAVAPGWTAGAALSFLLVGAAYIAGALIAWRLIHLPERREATAATAAAVAAATAATGAGQAPDLRPCHARPA from the coding sequence ATGTCCAAGATTCCGTCCGGCGCGATGAAGATCACGGCGCTGGCCGCCGGGTTCGTCATGGCCAGCCTGGATACCACCGTGATGCAGGTCGCCGGGGCCACCATCCAGGAACGCCTCGGCGCCAGCTTCTCCCAGCTCACCTGGGCCGTGGACGGCTACGTCCTCACCTTCGCCGCCCTGCTGATGCTGGCCGGCGGCCTGGCCGGCCGGGTGGGCGCCAGACGGGTCTACATGTGGGGCATGGCGATCTTCGGTGTCGCGTCGCTGGCCGCCGCACTGGCACCGGGCATCGAGGTCCTGATCGGGGCGCGGCTCCTGCAAGGGGCCGGGGCGGCGCTGTTCATGCCGAGCTCGCTCGCGCTGCTGGTGCGGGCCTTCCCCGACGCGCGCGAACGCACCAAGGTGCTGGGCGTCTGGTCGGCGATCGTCTCCACGTCCATGGCGCTGGGCCCGACGATCGGCGGCATCATGGTCGACGCGTTCGGCTGGCCGAGCATCTTCCTGATCAACCTGCCCATCGGCATCGCGGGCATGCTCCTCACCCGCCGGCACATCGCCATGACCGAGGGCGGCGCCCAGCCACTGGCGGTTCCCGGGCACGCCGCGGTCATCGTCGGGCTGGCCGCCATCAGCTTCGCGCTGATCGAGGGACCGCAGCTCGGCTGGACCGCGCCCCCGGTGCTCGCCGCCGTCGCCGCCGCCACGCTCGCCGCCGTCCTGCTCATCGGCCGCGAGCGCCGCACCGACAACCAGGTGATGCCCTGGACCCTGTTCCGCGGCGCCCGCTTCGCCGGCGCCAACGCCGTGGGCTTCCTGTTCAACGCCGCGTTCTACGGCTCGCTGTTCACGATCGGCCTGTACGTCCAGCACGCCCACGGCGCGAGCCCACTCCAGGCCGGGCTGGAGATCCTGCCGCTGACGGTCTTCATCCCGGTCAGCAACATCGCCTTCGCCCGCATCTCGGGACGCGTCGCGGCCGGACCGGTGCTGGCCGTCTCCTTCCTGGTCGCGGGGGCGGCCTCGCTGGCCCTGGTCACCCTCTCGCCCTCGACCCCGTACTGGATGCTGGCCGTCGCCCTCGGCCTGGCCGGCATCGCGGGCGGCTTCATCTCCCCCGCCATGACGGCGGCCACGGTGAACGCGGCGGGCACCCGGCACGCCAACACCGCCGGTTCGGTCCTCAACGCCAACAGGCAGATCGGCTCCCTTGTCGGCATCGCCTCCACCGGCGCCGTCCTGGCCGTCGCCCCCGGCTGGACCGCCGGAGCGGCCCTGTCGTTCCTCCTCGTCGGCGCCGCCTACATCGCCGGGGCCCTGATCGCCTGGCGTCTCATCCACCTGCCCGAACGCCGCGAGGCCACCGCCGCGACCGCAGCCGCCGTAGCTGCCGCGACCGCAGCCACCGGGGCCGGGCAAGCCCCTGACCTGCGACCTTGCCACGCCCGGCCCGCCTGA
- a CDS encoding TetR/AcrR family transcriptional regulator has translation MTSAVPAVDRLLDDGSGRRPRADARRNVERLVAAARQTAAAARQTAAGGGEITAHEIARRAGVGIGTFYRRVGSLEALLEAVLDEVLGEIVAKGDEGLADPDPWAGFTAFALSYIHLRNELCDVNKRLGDLLDHSRAELRDRIRQLVERAQHSGVMRPDVTWQDVAFLMVAASSTGPHTLGLQAGARQWDRNLRIVLDGLRTPDPGALPGEPPGHFTDRPDYR, from the coding sequence ATGACGTCAGCGGTACCCGCGGTGGACCGGCTCCTGGACGACGGCTCGGGCCGGCGCCCGCGCGCCGACGCCCGGCGCAACGTGGAACGCCTCGTCGCCGCCGCCCGTCAGACCGCCGCCGCCGCCCGTCAGACCGCCGCCGGGGGCGGTGAGATCACCGCCCACGAGATCGCGCGCCGCGCCGGGGTGGGCATTGGCACGTTCTACCGCCGGGTCGGCTCCCTTGAGGCCCTTCTCGAGGCGGTCCTCGACGAGGTGCTGGGAGAGATCGTCGCCAAGGGCGACGAAGGGCTGGCCGACCCGGACCCCTGGGCGGGCTTCACCGCGTTCGCCCTGTCCTACATCCACCTTCGCAACGAGCTGTGCGACGTCAACAAGCGCCTTGGTGACCTTCTAGACCACTCCAGAGCCGAGCTGCGCGACCGTATCCGGCAACTAGTGGAGCGAGCCCAGCACTCCGGAGTGATGCGTCCGGACGTGACCTGGCAGGACGTGGCGTTCCTCATGGTCGCCGCGTCCTCCACCGGGCCCCACACCCTGGGGCTCCAAGCGGGCGCCCGCCAGTGGGACCGCAACCTCCGGATCGTCCTGGACGGCCTGCGCACCCCTGATCCCGGCGCCCTCCCCGGCGAGCCGCCCGGCCACTTCACCGACCGCCCCGACTACCGCTGA
- a CDS encoding complex I subunit 5 family protein, whose protein sequence is MNQLVPLVVALPLICAALLAAVGQHLPRLLPDAIAIACAAAVTGMSLALTLHSTDDTIVYWFGDWSPVQGGFPWGIGFIVDPLAAAEATLAAVAVLGALVFSWGHFENIRHLFYSLMLAFLAGMVGFVLSGDLFNIFVFLELMSVAAYALSGYHVKRPEVLQGALDFAVLNTIGTLTLLMGIGVLYGRTGNLNLVGIGTALENHHPSGLLVLALTFITVGFLVKAGTAPFHFWLTDAYSVATAPAAAIFTAVMSDLAYDVYSRVHATVFAPTLGDDDAVRHALLGLALLSALLGAVMCFLEADLKRQLAFMTVSNGGVVLAGIATLTPAGLAGSVMYIITAGLLRGALMLCLGMLIVRLGSADETVLHGRGRRRSHFALAALLTICAAGLATPPGFGPFQSATLVYNALATAGYAWIAPVLAVCIALSAAAVLRAAARIFLGWGPGHDPTLTSQETEPHRVDGHHRLWPLTAPLALAATGYFLAFAPDLPAHAIKAAADLHDHTSHARLVTQGITPPPRPLPAHDIPLRDWLYGALSFTGAFVFAAMGLWWQRLPTRLQKPLRACIRPPIIAVKTIHSGSIGDYTTWLIAATATLALAWAATL, encoded by the coding sequence ATGAACCAGCTCGTTCCCCTCGTCGTCGCACTGCCGCTGATCTGCGCGGCGCTGCTGGCCGCCGTGGGCCAGCACCTGCCCCGCCTGCTCCCGGACGCGATCGCCATCGCCTGCGCCGCCGCTGTGACCGGCATGAGCCTGGCCCTCACCCTGCACTCGACCGACGACACGATCGTCTACTGGTTCGGAGACTGGTCGCCGGTCCAAGGCGGGTTCCCATGGGGGATCGGCTTCATCGTCGACCCACTGGCCGCCGCGGAGGCGACCCTGGCAGCGGTGGCCGTGCTCGGTGCGCTGGTGTTCTCGTGGGGGCATTTCGAGAACATCCGCCACCTTTTCTACTCGCTGATGTTGGCCTTCCTCGCCGGCATGGTGGGGTTCGTCCTGTCCGGGGACCTGTTCAACATCTTCGTGTTCCTGGAGCTGATGAGCGTCGCCGCGTACGCGCTCAGCGGCTACCACGTGAAACGTCCGGAAGTGCTGCAGGGCGCACTGGACTTCGCGGTCCTCAACACCATCGGCACGCTCACACTGCTGATGGGCATCGGCGTCCTCTACGGGCGGACCGGCAACCTCAACCTGGTCGGCATCGGCACGGCGCTGGAGAACCACCACCCGTCTGGGCTGCTGGTGCTTGCCCTCACCTTCATCACGGTCGGCTTCCTGGTGAAGGCGGGCACGGCCCCCTTCCACTTCTGGCTGACGGACGCCTACAGCGTGGCGACCGCCCCTGCCGCCGCCATCTTCACCGCCGTGATGAGCGACCTGGCGTACGACGTGTACTCCCGCGTCCACGCCACAGTCTTCGCCCCGACACTCGGCGACGACGACGCCGTACGCCACGCGCTGCTGGGCTTGGCGCTGCTCAGCGCGCTCTTGGGCGCCGTCATGTGCTTCCTGGAAGCAGACCTGAAACGCCAGTTGGCCTTCATGACCGTCAGCAATGGGGGTGTGGTCCTGGCGGGCATTGCGACCCTGACACCTGCTGGCCTGGCGGGGTCGGTCATGTACATCATCACGGCCGGGCTGCTGCGGGGCGCGCTGATGCTGTGCCTGGGAATGCTGATCGTGCGGTTGGGCTCAGCGGACGAGACGGTCTTGCATGGCCGTGGCCGACGCCGGAGCCACTTCGCCTTGGCCGCATTGCTGACCATATGCGCCGCCGGCCTGGCAACCCCTCCCGGCTTCGGCCCTTTCCAATCCGCGACCCTCGTCTACAACGCGCTGGCAACCGCCGGCTACGCGTGGATAGCGCCCGTTCTGGCCGTCTGCATAGCCCTCAGCGCTGCGGCGGTACTGCGTGCGGCGGCCCGCATCTTCCTGGGTTGGGGCCCCGGACACGACCCGACCCTGACCAGCCAAGAGACCGAACCCCACCGCGTGGACGGCCACCACCGCCTATGGCCCCTGACCGCCCCCTTGGCCCTAGCCGCCACCGGCTACTTCCTGGCCTTCGCCCCCGACCTCCCAGCCCACGCGATAAAGGCAGCAGCAGACCTGCACGACCACACGTCCCACGCCCGCCTGGTAACCCAAGGAATCACCCCGCCACCACGCCCCCTCCCCGCGCACGACATCCCCTTGCGCGACTGGCTCTACGGGGCACTCTCCTTCACAGGGGCCTTCGTATTCGCAGCGATGGGCCTCTGGTGGCAACGCCTGCCAACCCGCCTCCAAAAGCCTCTACGCGCATGCATCAGACCGCCGATAATCGCGGTCAAAACCATCCACAGCGGCAGCATCGGCGACTACACGACCTGGCTGATAGCGGCGACCGCAACCCTCGCTCTGGCCTGGGCGGCCACCCTCTGA
- a CDS encoding sodium:proton antiporter — MTYYPYAVAGVLFVAGLYGVATSRSYIHLGVCLNIMQSSTYLLLLAVGYRNEASPPVTKGQAPGTPLTDPVVQALTLTDIVVSLVVLALVLSLALQAHRHAGTVDPEEMRPTRG, encoded by the coding sequence GTGACCTACTACCCGTATGCGGTCGCCGGTGTGCTGTTCGTCGCCGGGCTGTACGGAGTGGCGACCAGCCGCAGCTACATCCACCTTGGCGTGTGCCTGAACATCATGCAGTCGTCCACATACCTGCTGCTGCTGGCGGTCGGCTACCGGAACGAGGCGTCGCCACCCGTCACCAAGGGGCAGGCACCGGGCACGCCGCTCACCGACCCGGTGGTCCAGGCGCTCACCCTCACCGACATCGTGGTCAGCCTGGTCGTCCTGGCGCTCGTCCTGTCCCTGGCCCTGCAAGCGCACCGCCACGCCGGGACGGTGGACCCGGAAGAGATGCGTCCGACCCGCGGATGA
- a CDS encoding MnhB domain-containing protein has translation MLPPLAAILSVLIWGYTGLPDFGTRIGEYGRLINHNAQGQRHITNFVTAVMFDYRGLDTMIEEFILFTAVMGLVLLLRSSREAATGRPPPDSVTSDAVRTAGGVLAPVLLLFGLWVISFGYITPGGGFQGGVLASGGALLLWLAGGHRHFRRLAPTTLLDATEGLGAAAYVALGFLGLTAGAAFLTNTLPLGSAGTLASGGTTAALNWAAGVEVTAAFVLIYREFIEEYMQPSDARADQ, from the coding sequence GTGCTGCCCCCGCTCGCGGCCATCCTCAGCGTCCTCATCTGGGGCTATACCGGCCTTCCGGACTTCGGTACCCGAATCGGCGAGTACGGCCGTCTCATCAACCACAACGCGCAGGGGCAGCGCCACATCACCAATTTCGTGACCGCCGTGATGTTCGACTACCGCGGCCTGGACACGATGATCGAAGAGTTCATCCTCTTCACGGCCGTGATGGGCCTCGTCCTGCTGCTGCGGTCGAGCCGGGAGGCCGCCACCGGACGTCCGCCCCCGGACAGCGTCACCAGCGACGCCGTCCGCACCGCCGGCGGCGTGCTCGCTCCCGTGCTGCTCCTGTTCGGCCTGTGGGTGATCAGCTTCGGATACATCACGCCGGGCGGCGGCTTCCAGGGCGGCGTGCTCGCGTCCGGCGGCGCGCTGCTGCTGTGGCTGGCAGGCGGCCACCGCCATTTCCGCCGCCTCGCGCCGACCACTCTGCTTGACGCGACCGAGGGGCTGGGTGCCGCCGCCTACGTGGCGCTGGGTTTCCTGGGGCTGACCGCAGGCGCCGCCTTCCTGACGAACACCCTCCCCCTGGGATCGGCGGGGACGCTCGCCTCCGGCGGTACGACCGCAGCGCTCAACTGGGCCGCCGGTGTCGAAGTCACTGCCGCCTTCGTCCTCATCTACCGCGAGTTCATCGAGGAGTACATGCAGCCGTCCGACGCACGGGCGGACCAGTGA
- a CDS encoding DUF4040 domain-containing protein has product MTAATLTTVLQAIALTLAGVLAVGTVLVRDPLRQVVVFSLFGLSLVIVFALLMAPDVAIAEVAVSSIGVPMVLLPVIYKTHGGGRG; this is encoded by the coding sequence ATGACCGCCGCGACGCTGACGACCGTCCTGCAGGCGATCGCGCTGACCCTCGCCGGAGTCCTGGCGGTGGGGACGGTGCTGGTCCGCGACCCGCTGCGCCAGGTCGTCGTGTTCAGCCTGTTCGGGCTGTCGCTCGTCATCGTGTTCGCGCTGCTCATGGCGCCGGACGTGGCGATCGCGGAGGTCGCGGTGTCGTCGATCGGCGTCCCGATGGTGCTGCTGCCCGTCATCTACAAGACCCATGGCGGGGGAAGGGGATGA
- a CDS encoding monovalent cation/H(+) antiporter subunit G, with the protein MSAAELAAQVLLWAGVAAQLASCVGVWWMRDVFDRLHYTAASATVGPALIGTSVVVTGGAGSVSGTVEVVAAAAVLLLLSPVVTHAVGRAVRRMAHDREGGP; encoded by the coding sequence GTGAGCGCCGCCGAACTCGCCGCGCAGGTGCTGCTCTGGGCCGGGGTGGCCGCCCAGCTCGCGTCCTGCGTCGGCGTCTGGTGGATGCGCGACGTCTTCGACCGGCTGCACTACACCGCCGCGTCCGCGACCGTCGGACCGGCGCTCATCGGCACGTCGGTGGTGGTGACCGGCGGCGCGGGATCGGTGTCCGGCACGGTCGAGGTGGTCGCGGCGGCCGCCGTGCTCCTGCTGCTCAGCCCCGTGGTCACCCACGCGGTCGGACGAGCGGTGCGGCGCATGGCGCACGACCGCGAGGGCGGCCCATGA
- a CDS encoding monovalent cation/H+ antiporter complex subunit F, producing MTATRPLFLLAAAVLLAGWLPLLVVGLRAKAADGVAALQTVGVQATLVLICLTTGLQQSSFASLALITAVCVVVSGLVFARFLDRPP from the coding sequence GTGACCGCGACCCGGCCCCTGTTCCTCCTCGCGGCGGCCGTGCTCCTCGCCGGCTGGCTGCCGCTGCTGGTCGTCGGCCTCCGCGCGAAGGCGGCCGACGGCGTGGCCGCCCTCCAGACGGTCGGCGTGCAGGCGACGCTCGTACTGATCTGCCTCACCACCGGGTTGCAGCAGTCGTCCTTCGCGTCCCTCGCGCTGATCACCGCCGTCTGCGTCGTCGTCAGCGGCCTGGTCTTCGCCCGCTTCCTGGACCGGCCGCCGTGA